The genomic region CAGAGGTTAAAATGCGGATTTTGATTACAGGCGGAAATGGACAGCTTGGCAATGAATGGGTCAGATATCTGAATAAACAGGGTGTTGAATTTATAGCCCTTCCATCTTCTGATCTGGATATTACCGACCATGAAGATGTGAGACGTGTCTTAAGTAATTTAAAGCCGGACAGAATTATAAATTGTGCAGCTTATACGAATGTGGATCAGGCTGAGGATGAACAGGAGAAGGCTTTTGCCGTAAATGAAGGAGGGGTTAGAAACTTGGGAGACTATTGTGCTTCCAATGGTATAAAATTGATCCATTTTTCTACGGATTATGTGTTTCCCGGTACGGAAGAAGATTATAAGAAATACCCGGAGGGTTACACGGAAGATCACCCCACTAATCCGATTAATACCTATGGAGAAAGTAAGCTGGCCGGAGAAAAAGCAATAGAAAGATCAGGATGTGACTACTTGATTATCCGTGTGTCATGGCTGTGTGGGAAATTTGGAAATAATTTTGTGAAAACGATGTTGCGACTGGCTTCTGAACGGGATCAGTTGAGCGTTGTGCATGATCAGTATGGTTGTCCTACTTTTACTCAAAATGTAGTGGAGAATGGTTGGGTATTACTGGAAAATAATATATCAGGAACTTACCATCTGACTTCTAAAGGGAAAATTACCTGGTATGATTTTGCAAAAGAGATTTTTACTCAATCAAAGACAGACGTAAAGTTAGAACCCGTAAGCAGCACCGAATTTCCTGTTAAAGCCAAACGTCCGTCTTTTTCACTGTTAAGTACTCGAAAAATTGCTAACATCCCCGACATTTCTCTTATTGATTGGAAGAAAGGATTAACAAATTTGTTGGCAGAACTTAAATCATGAAAATATCTGAAACACGTATTCCTGCAGTTAAAATAATTGAACCCCAAGTATTTGAAGATGACCGGGGATATTTCTTTGAAGCTTATCGGAAAGAAATGCTCAGTAACGCCGGAATTGAAGAAGAATTTGTACAGGATAATGTTTCAAAATCTTATAAAAATGCCGTTCGTGGATTACACTACCAAATTGAAAACCCACAGGCCAAGCTGGTGCAATGCGTTAAAGGAGCAATTCTTGATGTGGCGGTGGATTTACGGCAGAATTCACCCTCCTTCGGGAATTACGTGGCTATTAAATTATCGGATGTCAGCAAGCGGATGCTGTACATTCCCCAGGGATTTGCCCATGGTTTTTCGGTGCTTTCCGATGAAGCCATTGTGACCTATAAATGTTCAGATTATTACAATGCCGAAGGGGAGCGAGGCATTCGTTGGGATGATCCATTGATTCGAATAAACTGGGATGTACACCGTCCTATACTTTCCGAAAAAGATCGAAAACTCCCATTATTCTCATCCATCAAAGAAGAAGACTTATTTTAATATGCGCATTATTGTAACAGGAGGAGCTGGGTTTATAGGTTCTAACCTTATTTTAAGACTTTATGATCAACATCCGGACTGGGAAATTCTCAATCTGGATAAACTTACTTATGCCTCGGACCAAACATACCTGAAGTCCCTGAAAGATTCAGGCAGATACTATTTCAAGAAAGTAGATTTGGTAAACAGGCATGAGGTCCACGATGTAGTACAAACATTCAAACCTCAAGGCGTTTTTCACTTGGCAGCAGAATCTCATGTGGATAATTCTATACAGGGACCGGAGCCTTTTATTCAATCTAACATTGTAGGAACCTTCAATATTTTAGAAGAAT from Gracilimonas sp. harbors:
- the rfbD gene encoding dTDP-4-dehydrorhamnose reductase, with the protein product MRILITGGNGQLGNEWVRYLNKQGVEFIALPSSDLDITDHEDVRRVLSNLKPDRIINCAAYTNVDQAEDEQEKAFAVNEGGVRNLGDYCASNGIKLIHFSTDYVFPGTEEDYKKYPEGYTEDHPTNPINTYGESKLAGEKAIERSGCDYLIIRVSWLCGKFGNNFVKTMLRLASERDQLSVVHDQYGCPTFTQNVVENGWVLLENNISGTYHLTSKGKITWYDFAKEIFTQSKTDVKLEPVSSTEFPVKAKRPSFSLLSTRKIANIPDISLIDWKKGLTNLLAELKS
- the rfbC gene encoding dTDP-4-dehydrorhamnose 3,5-epimerase, whose amino-acid sequence is MKISETRIPAVKIIEPQVFEDDRGYFFEAYRKEMLSNAGIEEEFVQDNVSKSYKNAVRGLHYQIENPQAKLVQCVKGAILDVAVDLRQNSPSFGNYVAIKLSDVSKRMLYIPQGFAHGFSVLSDEAIVTYKCSDYYNAEGERGIRWDDPLIRINWDVHRPILSEKDRKLPLFSSIKEEDLF